The window TTTAACTGTTCCGTAATGTCGTAAGTGGTAAACAGGCTGATGCTGTTTTTGGCCGTATTAGGGAAACGATTACCATCGTAAGCGGCATTAAATCCGTTACTTTCTAGGCTAGCATCAAGATAGGTGTATCCACCAAATCCATGCCAATGCTCAGTGATATCACCTGAAAAACCAATTTCGAAGCCTTTCACTTTCTGCTCACCAACGTTTTCTTGCGGTGAATTGCGATCGGCATAAGTCGCAACGCGAGCGTTGTTCTTCTCGATTTGGAATACTGAACCATTAAGCGATAAGCGGCCACTGAAGAAATCCCACTTAGTACCTAGCTCGTAACTTTCAGTATCTTCAGGCTTTAAATCTTCATTGTTACTACCAAGACGATCTGAACCATCGCCATTAGATGTTCCTGGCGGATTCGAAGATGTGCCCCACGCCGCATAGATACTGCCGTTTACCGCAGGTTTATACAGCACTGATAATTGGTAGTTTAAAAAGTCATCGTCATTGGATAGTGACGAAGTCGAGTTCTGTGCAGCAGTGCGGTAATCATCCCAGCGCACGCCGCCGTTAATCATCCAAGACTCATTCAACTCTATGGTATTAAAGGCATAAACTGAGCGAGTGTCCGTTTCAGTCACAGTGGCATCAGTCCCTAGCGTCACGCTGCCGACCCAAGGGTCGTGAGGATTAGGCTTCGATAACAAAGTACAATTGTAATTAGCCAGTAGTGCATCATTACAACCCGCATTACGACCATTACCCGTATCGACCGTATAACTTAAGTTACTGGTGCGCTCGTTGCTAAATTCAGTGCCAATCGCAAAGCGGTTGGTGAATCCAGCCAGTTTAGCCTCACCCGCCAATTGTAATTGGGTCGCGAGCGTTTTAGTGACAGAGTGACGCGATTTAGTGTTACGCCATACATAACCATTGGCGACATTGCCTGTCGTGTCATCGGGGTTAGTCACAATGTAATAATTGGTATTACGGCTATACACTGAGGTCGACGTAAATTGCATGTCATTGTTAAAGTCATGGCTTATCAGCACTGAAGCTGTGTCGTCATTATTATCGCGAAAATCCCGCGACAATAAGCCATAGAAGTTATTGGAATCAACATCGGCAGGCCTACCTGTCGCTTGATCATAGGGGATCCCATAGTCAGGTATGTCATGGTTTTCAAAATGATAGTATTCCAACGTCACCTTAGTGGGTGTCGTCAAGCCAAAGGTCACTGAGGGTGCAATGCCCCAGCGATTACCAGAGACTTCATCACGACCCGGCGTATTGGCATCGTGCGCCATTAGATTCACCCGCACGGCAGCTTCATCTGCAATCACATGGTTAACGTCAAGGCTGGCGCGTTTTAAAGCATCAGTACCAATTGCCACATCCGCATTAATAAAATCTTCGGCTTGCGCTTTTTTAGTCACGATATTGATACTACCGCCAACAGCACCACGGCCGTTGTAAACAGAACTCGGCCCCTTTAGCACCTCAATTTGTTCGATGTTAAAAGTCTCACGGCTCTGGGAGCCCACATCCCGCATACCGTTAATAAACGTTGAAGATTGAGCGTCATAACCACGAATAAACGGCCTGTCACCATAGGGATTACCACCTTCACCCGTACCAAGCGTAATACCAGGTGTTGCACGCAGAGCATCAGTAAAACTTTGTGCCCCCATGTCTTTGATCAGATCTTGATTAATCACAGTGACAGTTTTAGCGCTATTGAGCAGATCATCAGTAAATTTACCGGATTGTACTTTGCGCGTGTTGTAGCCCAAATATTCGCCGTTAACCTCAATATGTTCGACTTTCTTACCAGCGACTTGTGCCTGCTCCGCTGCTATCGCAGGGGTAGCTGATATAGCCATACCTATAGTTAATGAACCTAAAACATGGGCGCCGAGTGCGACTCGGCCATTGCGGCGTTTTGCAAATTTCATTAAAAGCATTCCTGTTGCGGACTAAACCCTGTAACAGATGTCCCCCACCTGTTAATCGCCCGCTAATATAAGGAAATCACACAAACTGATCAATAACTATTATCATTTGCATTATTAATTAACATTGATTGCAGGATTGTTCACCCAGCAATGCAGGTTTACTGCTTGCAGCTGAAATTGAGAGTAGTGGGAAAAATGAGAATGTCTTGATGTTTAAAAAAAACCGGCGACGAGCTAACTACATAAAAATATTACGTTATTACGCGAGCCGAGTCAGTTTGTGCAATGACGACTGTAATGAAATTATCTACGGGGGATATTTTAATGTTGCTGTTGAGAAATCTCGTTAGCTACCAGACGATAGCGAATGGAATGGTATCGCAGAATCGCACTAACCGAGATGCCACAGAGCCGGGCAATAACCGCTCTCCCCTCAGTTGTTGAATAGATAAAAGTCGAGTTACTCCATAAAAAGGCTAAAAAACTTTGCAGCATCGGCACACATGGGCCACTATGAATGGGGCTAATAGTGTCGATATTGCATCATGTTTTGTATTTATGTAGCGTAAAACAGCGCCATTTGACGTTCAACGTCTTCCTGAGTAACACTTGTAAACTATGATGCAAAGCGATCGCAACCATAAATGGCACAGTGATATTGGGCCTTAGCCGCATATATCTCGGATAAATGATAAGAATATCTTTAAATTAGCCTCACATTTATAGCTGTCTCATCTAAGCTGATAGAGTGTGATCAAGATTGCTGTCGATAAGCAACTTTTCTAATAGCCTTAAGCAATGCCATTACTTCATGGTTTAGGCTCAAAAGAGGACAAACTTAGGCATGAACGTTAATTTTATTAATCCTTTCCTCCAATCTCTGCTCAATGTCATTTCGACTATGGCGAGCATGGATTTGACGCCGGGCAAACCTCAAATCAAATCAGATAACTTAGCGAAGGGGGATGTGTCTGGACTCATTGGGCTCGTTGGCCCCCAAACAAAAGGATCACTATCGATTACCTTCGAACAAAAGCTGGTTTTGCAGATAATGCAGAATATGCTGGGCGAAAACCCGGGTAAAATTAACGAGGAAGTGACTGACCTAGTGGGTGAAATCACCAACATGGTGACTGGAGGCGCAAAAAATCTATTGGGTCAGAAAGGCTATGAGTTTGAAATGGCCACCCCTATGGTCGTGTCAGGAAAAGGCCATACCATTTCCCATAAAGCCAATGGCACTAAGATTATCATGCCTTTTACCAGCCCACATGGGACAGCTTATATCGAAATATGCTTTGAAAACTAAAAGCTTAAAATGTACCAAGCCAACATTGCTCAAATTACATTAACGCTCCTGTCGCTCTGGATCTTATGTTTCATTTGCTTATTTAAAGCTATATAACAAAGATCAGAACGGCTGGATTACCAGCACCTGAACATGTTTTGACCGTTCTTTTTACTGCCTCATTAGTGTCTAATTACCACTTCAATTCGCGCGGCTCTACCCGTAAACATATCGAGTCACCCAGCCTGCACATCAAATCAGTACTTAACTGCAATGCGCTTATCTAAGCCCTACTCGCTCAGCACACATCACACTGCAAAAATTAGCAAACTTTAACGCTTTTATTCGGAGCAATGAGACGATGCAAATATAGTGCTGATGATTCACCACGAGACTTCATCTTATACTTTCTACAAATAAAAAACGGTGTTTAACACACCGTTTTATGATTCTGCATCTTAACTCGCTCAAGCTAACGAGGTTCATTTCATCAGGCTAGTCTCATGAGACTATGCCCACGAGATTAAGCCCATGAGAGTAAACTCACGAGATGAAGTTCATGAGATGAAGTTCATGAGGTTAAGCTAGACAAACCGCAACCCTTGGAGTGAGCTTAGTCACTAATTCGTAAGCGATAGTACCGATATGTTCAGCGACTTCTTCTACGGGTAATGCCTTACCCCACAGCAAAGCACTGTCGCCCACCTTATCCTGTGCATCTTGGCCTAAGTCGACAGTCAACATGTCCATAGAGACACGACCTACTATGGGCACGCGACGACCATTGACCCACACAGGTGTACCTTCCGGTGCATTACGGGGATAACCATCACCATAACCAATTGCGACAACACCCAAACGGGTATCTTGCTTCGCGGTCCAGAAACAACCATAACCCACTGGCTGATTGGCTTTATGATCCCGCACCGCAATCAACTGTGATACCAGTTCCATCGCAGGTACTAGTCCGTGATTCGCACCGCAATCTCCCGTGACAGGTGACACACCATAGAGGGCGATTCCCGGACGGATCCAATCGCCTTGGCTTTGCGGCCAATACAAAGCACCGGCGGAATTGGCTAAGGTTCTAAATCCGGGCAAGCCAGCTGTTAAGCTATTAAAAGCCGCCATCTGCACTGAGGTATAAGTGTTATCTGGCTCATCTGCACAGGCAAAATGCGTCATCAAATGAATCGGTTTTGCCACATTGGGACAGGCCATTAATCGATCGTAAACCGCTGAGAATTGCTCGGGCGTAAAGCCTAAGCGATGCATGCCTGAATCCACTTTCAGCCATACAGTGACAGGTTTAGACAACACAGTTTGCTCTAACATCTCAAGCTGAGAGCTATGATGCACCACAGTGTCGATATCATGCCCGACGAGTAATGGGAGATCGGTGGCGCGGAAAAAACCTTCCAGCAATAACAACCGCGCTGTCACGCCGCCCGCTCGTAATTCTAAGGCTTCATCCAATCGCGCTAAGCCAAAACCATCGGCACTGACTAAACAATGGGCGACATTTAATAATCCATGACCATAACCGTTCGCTTTAACGACGGCCATTACGCGACTCGCTGGTGCTTGTTGACGCAACGCAGCGAGATTGGTTTGCAGTGCACTACTGCTAATTTCTGCACGGGGAAAAGGGTTCAAAATTTACCTTGCTCACTCAGGAAATAAAAAGTCACGGATATAAAAAATACATCAGCACAGCACGTCTTCTGCATACGCAAATTTACTATTTTCAAACATGAATTTAGTCTTCTTCAAACTGAGGTCCGGCATAATTATCGAAGCGCGAAAACTGCCCTTGGAAGGTGAGTCGCACCCGACCAATCGGGCCGTTACGTTGCTTACCAATAATGATTTCGGCCGTACCTTTATCTTGAGAATCGTTGTTATACACTTCATCGCGATAAATAAACATGATGAGATCCGCATCCTGCTCGATAGCGCCCGATTCACGCAAATCCGAGTTTACCGGGCGTTTATCGGCCCTTTGCTCAAGCGAGCGGTTAAGCTGCGACAGGGCAATAATCGGGATTTCTAGCTCTTTGGCTAACGCCTTTAGGGAGCGTGAAATCTCAGAAATCTCTAAGGTACGGTTATCTTTCAAAGCGGGCACCTGCATTAACTGCAGGTAATCTATCATGATCATAGATAAACCACCGTACTCACGGGCGATACGACGCGCGCGGCTACGAACTTCGGTCGGCGTTAATCCCGAACCATCATCGATATACATTTTGCCTTGCTCGAGCATGATGCCCATGGTCGATGAAACCCGCGCCCAATCCTCGTCATCGAGCTGACCGGTACGAATTTTGGTTTGATCGACGCGGCCCAAGGAGGCCAACATACGCATCATAATCTGTTCTGACGGCATCTCGAGACTAAAGATAAGCACCGGCTTGTCTTCATTCATCGCGGCTTGTTCGCACAAGTTCATCGCGAAGGTGGTTTTACCCATAGAAGGACGCGCAGCAACGATAATCAAGTCACCGGACTGGAAGCCAGCTGTCATTTTATCCAGATCGTTAAAGCCGCTCGAAACCCCAGTCACACCGTTATGGGGGTTATTATAAAGCTGCTCAATCTTATCAACGGTCTTTTCCAGAATGGTTTTAATGCCTTCAGGACCTTCATTGGAATTGGTGCGCATCTCAGCGATCTTAAAGACTTTACTCTCAGCAAGGTCGAGTAATTCACTCGAATCGCGACCTTCTGGGTTATAACCCGCATCGGCAATTTCATGTGCTACGCGGATCATGTCACGCACTACAGCGCGTTCACGGACGATTTCGGCGTATGATAAAATGTTACCCGCACTTGGGGTATTTTTCGCAATCTCACCTAAATAGGCAAAACCGCCGGCATCTTCTAATTGATTTTCAACTTCGAGCTGTTCAGAAACCGTGATCAAATCGATCGGTTGCCCCAGATCGACCAATCTGTGCATGGCAGAGAAGATCATCTTGTGTGAGCGGGAGTAAAAGTCATCTTTTACGACGGCCTCAGCGACCCTGTCCCACGCTTCGGCATCTAACATCAAGCCGCCTAATACCGATTGTTCAGCCTCAATTGAATGTGGTGGCAGCTTGAGTCCATCAAGCTGCAAATCTCTTGGCTTACTTTTAGGCTTAAAAGCACCTTGTTGTGACATTAACGCTCCCGATTTCCAACAACTTAACAAAATATGATATAAAACCCGCGTCAAGCAAACAGGATGTTTACACTCGCCTGTTATCTCATTCCAACGGACACTCTAATAATCAATAAGGAAAGAACATGCGTATTGCATTGGTTGCGGCCTTAGTAATGACATCCGGCATAGCAACTGCCGACGAAGGACAATGGCAACCTTATCAAATGCCTTCTATTGCAGACAAACTCAGTGAACGCGGAATCGATATTCCTGCAGAAAAACTGGCCGATCTTACAAGTTATCCAATGAACGCCGTTGTAGGGCTGGGCTATTGTACCGCCAGTTTTGTCTCCCCCCAAGGGCTAGTTGTGACAAACCACCATTGTGCCTTCAAGGCGATACAATATAACACTAAGAAAGAACATAACTATCTCGAACAAGGCTTTTTAGCGACATCAATGGACAAGGAACCCTCTGCCGGTCCTAACGAACGTTTATACATCACAGAGGCAGTAACCGATGTCACCGCCCAAATCAATCAAGGCCTAAGCCAAGATCCGCTGAGCCGTTACGAAGACATTCAAAATCACAGCAAAGAATTGATCAAAAGCTGTGAAGCAGATGCTAACTATCGCTGTAATGTCCGCAGTTTCCATAACGGCCTAGAATATTACTTAATCAAGCAATTGATGATCCGCGATGTACGCTTAGTGTATGCACCACCGGAAAGTGTCGGTGCCTACGGCGGCGACATCGATAACTATGAATATCCACGCCACTCGGGTGATTTTGCCTTTTTACGGGCTTATGTAGGTAAAGATGGTCAACCCGCTGCATATAGCGACGATAACATCCCTTACAAGCCAAAGAGTTACCTTAAAATTAACGCCGATGGCGTAAAGGCCGGTGACGGCGTGTTTGTCGCAGGTTATCCGGGCTCAACCAGTCGCTATAACCTTACTAGTGAACTTAAGTTTGCCAGTGACTGGCTGTATCCCACCCAAGCAAAACGCTATCAATTACAGATTGATACTATCGAAGCTATGGGGCAAAAAGATGCCGATATCGCCATTAAGTACGCTGGCAATATGGCTTCAATGGCCAACCGAATGAAGAAACTCAATGGCCTGCTAGCGGGTTTTAAAGCCACGGATATCGTGGGCATTAAACAAAACCGTGAGGATAATTTTTTAGCTTGGCTTAAAAAAAATCCTAAGCTAAATCAAAACCTCATCGCTGAGTTAGAAGTGCTACTTGCAGAGCAACAACAGGCGTTTCAAAGTAATTACTACTTTACCAATGCCCAATCGAGCACCCTGCTAACCGCAGCAAACAGCTTGTATCGTCTTGCGAAAGAAAAACAAAAGCCTGATGCCGAACGTGAACAAGGCTATCAAGAGCGTGATATGGCTATGCTGAGTTCACGCCTTAAACGCATCGATTCAAGTTTCGATGTCAAAGTCGATAAGACATTGTGGCTACAGGATTTAAATGCTTACCTAGGCCAATCGAATCGCGTGGCGGCGCTCGATCAAATGTTAAGTGTAACCAGTAAAGACGTAGATCTCGCAGCTAAACTCGATGGTTTGTATTCACTCACTACGCTCACAGATCAAGCCCAACGTCTGGCGTGGATGAATGCCGATATTAACGCCTTCGAAACCAGTGCCGATCCCTTTATTCGTTTAGCCGTAGCACTTTACGACACTAATATGGCGCAGGAAAAAACGGAAAAAATCTTAGACGGTAAGTTATCCACTGCTCGCCCAGACTATATGGCCGCAGTGATCGAATACTATAAAGCCAACAACTGGCCAGTCTACCCTGACGCCAACGGTACGCTGCGTATCAGCTACGGTATGGTCGATGGTTATCAATCACGTGATGCACTCTACAAACAGCCGTTTACTCGTCTAGATGGCATAGTCGCGAAACACACAGGCGTAGAGCCCTACAATGCACCGAAAAAGCTCCTCGATGCGATTGCCGAGCAGCGTTTCGGCAATCATTTAGTGAAGTCAGTTTATCAAGATCCCCGCGGCTGGATCTGCAGACTCTTCTCTTGCTTAGACAAACCCGAAGAATTTAACTCAGTACC of the Shewanella baltica genome contains:
- a CDS encoding TonB-dependent receptor, which produces MKFAKRRNGRVALGAHVLGSLTIGMAISATPAIAAEQAQVAGKKVEHIEVNGEYLGYNTRKVQSGKFTDDLLNSAKTVTVINQDLIKDMGAQSFTDALRATPGITLGTGEGGNPYGDRPFIRGYDAQSSTFINGMRDVGSQSRETFNIEQIEVLKGPSSVYNGRGAVGGSINIVTKKAQAEDFINADVAIGTDALKRASLDVNHVIADEAAVRVNLMAHDANTPGRDEVSGNRWGIAPSVTFGLTTPTKVTLEYYHFENHDIPDYGIPYDQATGRPADVDSNNFYGLLSRDFRDNNDDTASVLISHDFNNDMQFTSTSVYSRNTNYYIVTNPDDTTGNVANGYVWRNTKSRHSVTKTLATQLQLAGEAKLAGFTNRFAIGTEFSNERTSNLSYTVDTGNGRNAGCNDALLANYNCTLLSKPNPHDPWVGSVTLGTDATVTETDTRSVYAFNTIELNESWMINGGVRWDDYRTAAQNSTSSLSNDDDFLNYQLSVLYKPAVNGSIYAAWGTSSNPPGTSNGDGSDRLGSNNEDLKPEDTESYELGTKWDFFSGRLSLNGSVFQIEKNNARVATYADRNSPQENVGEQKVKGFEIGFSGDITEHWHGFGGYTYLDASLESNGFNAAYDGNRFPNTAKNSISLFTTYDITEQLNVGTGAYYMGQVYGNTGNTLSIPSYWRFDVVSSYKMNDFLTLRLNVQNLTDERYYDKAYTAHFANMAPGRLVMLSADMHF
- a CDS encoding chemotaxis protein CheX; the encoded protein is MNVNFINPFLQSLLNVISTMASMDLTPGKPQIKSDNLAKGDVSGLIGLVGPQTKGSLSITFEQKLVLQIMQNMLGENPGKINEEVTDLVGEITNMVTGGAKNLLGQKGYEFEMATPMVVSGKGHTISHKANGTKIIMPFTSPHGTAYIEICFEN
- the alr gene encoding alanine racemase; translation: MNPFPRAEISSSALQTNLAALRQQAPASRVMAVVKANGYGHGLLNVAHCLVSADGFGLARLDEALELRAGGVTARLLLLEGFFRATDLPLLVGHDIDTVVHHSSQLEMLEQTVLSKPVTVWLKVDSGMHRLGFTPEQFSAVYDRLMACPNVAKPIHLMTHFACADEPDNTYTSVQMAAFNSLTAGLPGFRTLANSAGALYWPQSQGDWIRPGIALYGVSPVTGDCGANHGLVPAMELVSQLIAVRDHKANQPVGYGCFWTAKQDTRLGVVAIGYGDGYPRNAPEGTPVWVNGRRVPIVGRVSMDMLTVDLGQDAQDKVGDSALLWGKALPVEEVAEHIGTIAYELVTKLTPRVAVCLA
- the dnaB gene encoding replicative DNA helicase — encoded protein: MSQQGAFKPKSKPRDLQLDGLKLPPHSIEAEQSVLGGLMLDAEAWDRVAEAVVKDDFYSRSHKMIFSAMHRLVDLGQPIDLITVSEQLEVENQLEDAGGFAYLGEIAKNTPSAGNILSYAEIVRERAVVRDMIRVAHEIADAGYNPEGRDSSELLDLAESKVFKIAEMRTNSNEGPEGIKTILEKTVDKIEQLYNNPHNGVTGVSSGFNDLDKMTAGFQSGDLIIVAARPSMGKTTFAMNLCEQAAMNEDKPVLIFSLEMPSEQIMMRMLASLGRVDQTKIRTGQLDDEDWARVSSTMGIMLEQGKMYIDDGSGLTPTEVRSRARRIAREYGGLSMIMIDYLQLMQVPALKDNRTLEISEISRSLKALAKELEIPIIALSQLNRSLEQRADKRPVNSDLRESGAIEQDADLIMFIYRDEVYNNDSQDKGTAEIIIGKQRNGPIGRVRLTFQGQFSRFDNYAGPQFEED
- a CDS encoding S46 family peptidase, encoding MRIALVAALVMTSGIATADEGQWQPYQMPSIADKLSERGIDIPAEKLADLTSYPMNAVVGLGYCTASFVSPQGLVVTNHHCAFKAIQYNTKKEHNYLEQGFLATSMDKEPSAGPNERLYITEAVTDVTAQINQGLSQDPLSRYEDIQNHSKELIKSCEADANYRCNVRSFHNGLEYYLIKQLMIRDVRLVYAPPESVGAYGGDIDNYEYPRHSGDFAFLRAYVGKDGQPAAYSDDNIPYKPKSYLKINADGVKAGDGVFVAGYPGSTSRYNLTSELKFASDWLYPTQAKRYQLQIDTIEAMGQKDADIAIKYAGNMASMANRMKKLNGLLAGFKATDIVGIKQNREDNFLAWLKKNPKLNQNLIAELEVLLAEQQQAFQSNYYFTNAQSSTLLTAANSLYRLAKEKQKPDAEREQGYQERDMAMLSSRLKRIDSSFDVKVDKTLWLQDLNAYLGQSNRVAALDQMLSVTSKDVDLAAKLDGLYSLTTLTDQAQRLAWMNADINAFETSADPFIRLAVALYDTNMAQEKTEKILDGKLSTARPDYMAAVIEYYKANNWPVYPDANGTLRISYGMVDGYQSRDALYKQPFTRLDGIVAKHTGVEPYNAPKKLLDAIAEQRFGNHLVKSVYQDPRGWICRLFSCLDKPEEFNSVPVNFLSSVDTTGGNSGSPVFNGKGELVGLNFDSTYEAITKDWFFNPTITRAVHVDIRYILWMMDEVDHADNLIQELDLVRN